Within the Nitratireductor basaltis genome, the region AGCTTCGGCCTTCCCGCCCGCGACGCAAGCGAGATTGCATGACCCGATTTACACCAACCACTGCTGACGACGTACTCTCCACCGTTCAGTGGGCGCTTGCCGAAGAGGCGCGGCTTGAGGTCGTGGGTCATGGGTCGAAACGTGCCATTGGCCATGCGGTTGATGCCGCGCATCAGCTTGATCTGTCCAGCCTTGCCGGCGTCGCGCTTTACGAGCCGGAAGAGCTGGTTCTGTCCGCGCGCGCCGGCACGCCCGTGGCGGAAATCGAGGCGCTTTTGGCCGAGCATAATCAGCGGCTGGATTTCGAGCCTATGGATTACGGTCCGCTTCTGGGCGGTGAGGCTGGGAGCGGGACGATTGGCGGCCTGCTGGCAACGAACCTCGCTGGTCCGCGCCGCCTGAAAGCCGGGGCCGCGCGTGACCATGTGCTCGGCATTCACGCCGTGTCCGGACGTGGCGAGGCGTTCAAGTCGGGCGGGCGCGTGGTGAAGAATGTTACCGGCTATGATCTGTCGAAGGGGCTTGCCGGCTCCTGGGGCACACTGGCCGTCGTGACTGATGTCACCTTCAAGGTTCTGCCGGCAACGGAAACAGAAAAGACACTGCTGCTGACCGGTCTCGACGATGCCGCGGCCACGACAGCCATGGCAGAGGCCATGGGTTCAAGCGGCGAGGTCTCCGGCGCCGCACATTTGCCGGAAGGGGTGAAGGGCAGCTTCATCGGCGGCGCGCTGTCGGGTGCCGCCACGGTCCTGCGGGTGGAAGGGTTCGGGCCATCGGTCGATTACCGCATAGATCTGCTTGCGCGCCTGTTGAAGCCATTGGGCGCAGCCGAGGTTCTCGACGCGGAACAAAGCCGGACGCTGTGGCGCGAGATCCGCGACGTGAAACCGTTTTGCGACGGCTCTGAAGCCCCCGTCTGGCGTGTATCAGTCGCGCCCACCATCGGGCATCAGCTGGTGGATGCTTTCCGCCGGGCTGCGGGAGCCAATGCCTATTACGATTGGCAGGGCGGGCTCGTCTGGATGCGCATGGAAGCCGATCCGGAGGAGGAGATATTGCGCAAGCTGATCGATCATTTGGGCGGCGGCCATGCGACACTGATACGCGCGTCGGAAAGGTTGCGCACTACCACGCCGGTTTTCCACCCACAGTCTCCCGCCCTCGCCGCTCTCTCTGCCCGCCTGAAAGAGCAATTCGACCCGAAGAAC harbors:
- a CDS encoding FAD-binding protein, translated to MTRFTPTTADDVLSTVQWALAEEARLEVVGHGSKRAIGHAVDAAHQLDLSSLAGVALYEPEELVLSARAGTPVAEIEALLAEHNQRLDFEPMDYGPLLGGEAGSGTIGGLLATNLAGPRRLKAGAARDHVLGIHAVSGRGEAFKSGGRVVKNVTGYDLSKGLAGSWGTLAVVTDVTFKVLPATETEKTLLLTGLDDAAATTAMAEAMGSSGEVSGAAHLPEGVKGSFIGGALSGAATVLRVEGFGPSVDYRIDLLARLLKPLGAAEVLDAEQSRTLWREIRDVKPFCDGSEAPVWRVSVAPTIGHQLVDAFRRAAGANAYYDWQGGLVWMRMEADPEEEILRKLIDHLGGGHATLIRASERLRTTTPVFHPQSPALAALSARLKEQFDPKNILNFGRMVSTAEGVKVADASLTGGPS